One Agelaius phoeniceus isolate bAgePho1 chromosome 7, bAgePho1.hap1, whole genome shotgun sequence DNA segment encodes these proteins:
- the ZNF142 gene encoding zinc finger protein 142 isoform X2, producing MSAAVTVSEAPSREMETLCSELLLPTPGEVGAVGSPGVASAGLAGTPPLAASQELLLAEASMPAEGTHAEGSNVEIFIEAVAGNVTLSNAASATEVLVKVVELYFCERCGQSFSEASLLPQHQCLLLPPQEHLELPGALMASASESQSDPRGSELPGSSTQEGSAPECLLCPVCQEAFLQPGQLKEHFKTHRAPSGALPCPERGCHFTTEDRKELRAHLRHLHGASPVSCACRACPLLFPSRQAMEQHHRTHFPFHCSHCDFITANAKLFWQHRKGHATESPSEMPTTGDPHSLGKCCILPSASEGQEEPGDCHPGWKASTAEARPAKPAGTGDSSLKGQKASAGEEDLDSSGDESPEEDGESLCEAEAKEDGKAAPKKVGVPQAQHFKGDVAEGSEYLYKTHMCPECKRCFKKRTHLVEHLHLHFPDPSLQCPNCHKYFTSKSKLKIHMMRETGEKAHRCPLCHYSSVEKNALNRHMASMHEDISNFYSDVYSCPVCEEKFRLSQALKEHLKTHKAEPKRLSCFHGDCSYCAEDRKEFVRHLKDAHGIKAVECKYHACSLLFGTAEAMEAHRKTHYAFHCQQCDFICSNKHVFRKHKKQGHPGSEQLQCSFCPYATFNPVEFHDHVGKMHANEKIHKCTECAFATAHKRVLIRHMLLHTGEKPHKCELCDFTCRDVSYLSKHMLTHSNDKNFMCTECGYITKWKHYLNVHMRKHTGDLRYQCNQCSYRCHRADQLSSHKLRHQGKSLICEVCGFACKRKYELQKHMQAKHSQNYQVPVFQCQYCTYQTKYKQALLNHENCKHTKQKEFRCALCSYCTFSNTSLFFHKRKIHGYVPGDKDWLENYASKELEISSSEALFGYEVGAALHVDASSPLTGKEQWMKEKPSQVECQGEEGYQQVFVVPLLEQDAAPPESSSEAERGEGEQSCPIAGNALEDDCMQGNAATGSAELTVSEDVTESCTLHLEALNVSSDPLLENLTGEACVTQPENMEMLSCKEPPAAYEMLGSQDGLGLEDSGSTLEDIPDFEEEVDVQEDKVVKGSVAVGDNQGKDTLKEDMGRLEGSCSDHKVVADTEERETSQAKLPEAWLSMLKTPEHGHLPVPEDVPTSGDNARGGSESVLKALRKQDKEQAETLVLEGRVQMLVVQSESQVFKCEKCSYITRKEKSMSLHSKASCQSRRAPLVCHECGASFKQQRGLNTHLLKKCPVLLKNNKILKPANQEAPGLCQPADQPGDNGTETAESEKGGSEKSGHAESPREADQLPDKTQAAGIPLVGAQTSGCQASEKSLLGDSTEVAEEPPQQGGRTEPGGAAGASQSGKPSEKYRLEGGKLHCNACSFVCSRVTTITSHVEDGCRNLEQFWCSQCPETFRSRRALKSHCAEKHIVHPEDESQRTELPEGDPLVEKDQTSELPLNAAPPKATLPKRRRFSCPTCPFTCHQERAMKTHKKRGCVTLGEFRCTSCPFTSKVAKALRLHRRLHRKHYSKRPQLQCRQCKFTCKQARCLRQHIRIKHEGVKPHKCRYCEFSTTRRYRLEAHQSLHTGVGRIACGICSQTFGTNSKLRIHRLRVHEKTPTHFCPLCDYSSYLQNDITRHVNSCHHGELNFGCSRCEARFSSETALKQHVLRRHEEKVSYSCPRCDFVCHSEATLKCHVQKQHPHLECSTCKETFATREALEEHKTQHFSHRCELCSFAAKERQQLVRHYMESHEPAAPQDKPLHCPFCDFACRHQLVFDQHMKGHGGTRVYKCSDCEYTTKNRQKITWHIRIHTGEKPYKCHLCKYACADPSRLKYHMRIHKEERKYLCPDCGYKCKWVNQLKYHMTKHTGLKPYRCDECEYCTNRADALRVHKETRHQEARSFICEQCGKAFKTRFLLKTHLKKHSEEKPYVCNACGRAFRWAAGLRHHYLTHTNEHPFFCRYCPYKAKQKFQVIKHIQRHHPEHRAVDPSQGVGKDPSTHTVHLHSVQRESQAKGAPRMEQEGECPSEKDGTAQ from the exons ATGAGCGCAGCAGTGACTGTATCAgaggctcccagcagggagATGGAGACCCTGTGCtcggagctgctcctgcccacacCAGGAGAGGTGGGAGCCGTGGGAAGCCCTGGTGTGGCCAGTGCTGGTCTGGCCGGGACACCCCCGCTGGCTGCCAGCCAGGAGttgctgctggcagaggcaTCGATGCCTGCGGAAGGGACTCACGCTGAAGGAAGCAATGTGGAAATATTCATCGAGGCAGTGGCTGGCAATGTGACACTGAGCAACGCGGCCAGTGCCACAG AGGTTCTGGTCAAAGTTGTGGAGCTGTACTTCTGTGAGAGGTGTGGCCAGAGCTTCTCAGAggcctccctgctgccccagcaccagtgcctgctgctgcccccccaaGAGCACCTGGAACTCCCAGGGGCACTGATGGCTTCTGCCAGCGAGAGCCAGAGTGAtcccaggggctcagagctgcCCGGATCCAGCACacaggagggctctgctccgGAGTGCCTGCTGTGCCCCGTCTGCCAGGAGGCGTTTTTGCAGCCTGGCCAACTCAAGGAGCACTTCAAGACGCACCGTGCCCCGTCGGGAGCCCTTCCCTGTCCCGAGCGGGGCTGCCACTTCACCACAGAGGACCGCAAGGAACTGCGCGCTCACTTGCGCCACCTGCATGGGGCCTCCCCCGTGTCCTGCGCCTGCCGCGCCTGCCCGCTGCTCTTCCCCAGCCGCCAGGCCATGGAGCAGCACCACCGGACACACTTCCCCTTCCACTGCTCCCACTGCGACTTCATCACAGCCAATGCCAAGCTCTTCTGGCAGCACAGGAAGGGTCATGCCACAGAGTCCCCTTCTGAGATGCCCACAACAGGCGACCCTCACAGCCTTGGCAAGTGCTGCATCCTGCCATCGG CATCAGAAGGACAGGAGGAGCCAGGTGATTGCCACCCTGGCTGGAaagccagcacagcagaagCAAGGCCAGCAAAGCCTGCAGGTACTGGGGACAGCTCCTTGAAGGGACAGAAAGCATCAGCTGGAGAAGAGGACTTGGACAGCAGTGGGGATGAATCACCAGAGGAGGATGGTGAGAGCCTCTGCGAAGCCGAGGCCAAAGAGGATGGGAAGGCAGCTCCCAAAAAAGTTGGAgtgccacaggcacagcactTCAAAG GGGATGTTGCAGAAGGCTCCGAGTACCTCTACAAAACCCACATGTGCCCTGAATGCAAGCGGTGCTTCAAAAAGCGGACCCACCTGGTGGAGCACCTCCACCTGCACTTCCCTGACCCCAGCCTACAGTGCCCCAACTGCCACAAGTACTTCACCAGCAAAAGCAAGCTGAAAATCCACATGATGCGGGAGACAGGCGAGAAGGCTCATCGCTGCCCACTCTGCCACTACAGCTCAGTGGAGAAGAACGCTCTCAACCGCCACATGGCCAGCATGCATGAGGACATCTCCAACTTCTACTCCGATGTTTACTCCTGCCCCGTCTGTGAGGAGAAGTTTCGACTCAGCCAGGCCCTCAAGGAGCACTTGAAGACTCACAAAGCTGAACCCAAGAGGCTGAGCTGCTTCCACGGGGACTGCAGCTACTGTGCAGAGGACCGTAAGGAGTTTGTCCGTCACCTCAAGGATGCTCATGGCATCAAGGCGGTGGAGTGCAAGTACCatgcctgctccctgctcttTGGCACGGCTGAGGCCATGGAGGCTCACCGGAAAACCCACTACGCCTTCCACTGCCAGCAGTGTGACTTCATCTGCTCCAACAAGCACGTGTTCCGCAAGCACAAGAAGCAGGGCCACCCAGGCAGCGAGCAGCTCCAGTGCAGTTTCTGCCCCTATGCCACTTTCAACCCTGTGGAGTTTCATGACCACGTGGGCAAGATGCACGCCAATGAGAAGATCCACAAGTGCACTGAGTGTGCCTTTGCCACAGCGCACAAGCGGGTGCTCATCCGGCACATGCTGTTGCACACTG GAGAGAAACCTCACAAGTGCGAGCTCTGCGACTTCACGTGCCGGGATGTGAGCTACCTGTCCAAGCACATGCTGACCCACTCCAACGACAAGAACTTCATGTGCACCGAGTGTGGGTACATCACCAAGTGGAAGCACTACCTGAATGTCCACATGCGCAAGCACACTGGAGATCTCCG GTACCAGTGTAACCAGTGCTCGTACCGCTGTCACCGTGCTGACCAGCTGAGCAGCCACAAGCTGCGGCACCAGGGCAAAAGCCTGATCTGCGAGGTGTGCGGCTTCGCCTGCAAGCGCAAGTACGAGCTGCAGAAGCACATGCAGGCGAAGCACTCGCAGAACTACCAGGTTCCTGTCTTCCAGTGCCAGTACTGCACCTACCAGACCAAGTACAAGCAGGCGCTGCTGAACCATGAGAATTGCAAGCACACCAAGCAGAAGGAGTTtcgctgtgccctctgttcatACTGCACCTTCAGTAACACCAGCCTCTTCTTCCATAAGCGCAAGATTCATGGCTACGTTCCTGGTGACAAGGACTGGCTGGAAAATTACGCCAGCAAGGAGCTGGAGATCAGCTCATCTGAGGCACTCTTTGGCTATGAGGTCGGTGCAGCCCTGCACGTGGATGCCAGTTCCCCCCTCACTGGCAAAGAGCAGTGGATGAAGGAGAAGCCATCCCAGGTGGAGTGCCAGGGAGAAGAGGGCTACCAGCAAGTGTTCGTGGTGCCTCTCCTTGAGCAGGATGCTGCTCCACCAGAGAGCAGCAGCGAGGCAGAGAGAGGCgagggggagcagagctgtcctATTGCTGGCAATGCCCTGGAAGATGACTGCATGCAAGGAAATGCTGCCACAGGCTCTGCTGAGCTCACCGTTTCTGAAGATGTGACTGAGAGCTGCACCTTGCACTTGGAGGCACTGAATGTCTCATCTGACCCTCTCCTGGAGAACTTGACTGGAGAGGCCTGTGTGACTCAGCCAGAGAACATGGAAATGCTGTCCTGCAAGGAGCCTCCTGCAGCCTATGAAATGCTGGGCTCCCAGGATGGCCTTGGCTTGGAGGACAGTGGCAGTACACTCGAAGACATCCCAGACTTTGAGGAAGAGGTAGATGTACAGGAAGACAAGGTGGTGAAGGGCAGTGTAGCAGTAGGAGACAACCAGGGAAAAGACACCCTAAAGGAGGACATGGGCCGCCTTGAGGGGTCATGCTCAGACCACAAGGTCGTGGCAGACACTGAGGAGAGAGAGACCAGCCAAGCCAAGCTGCCAGAGGCCTGGCTCAGCATGCTGAAGACACCTGAACACGGCCACCTGCCTGTCCCAGAGGATGTGCCCACCTCTGGTGACAATGCCAGGGGCGGCTCGGAATCAGTGCTGAAGGCTCTGCGGAAGCAGGACAAAGAGCAGGCAGAGACACTGGTACTGGAGGGCAGGGTGCAGATGCTGGTGGTGCAGTCGGAGAGCCAGGTCTTTAAGTGTGAGAAGTGCTCGTACATCACACGGAAGGAGAAATCCATGTCCTTGCACTCCAAAGCCAGCTGCCAGAGCCGCCGGGCCCCGCTTGTGTGCCATGAGTGTGGTGCCAGCTTTAAGCAGCAGAGGGGACTCAACACCCACCTCCTAAAGAAGTGCCCTGTTCTCCTGAAGAACAACAAGATCCTCAAACCAGCCAATCAGGAGGCACCTGGACTGTGCCAACCTGCTGACCAGCCTGGTGATAATGGTACAGAAACAGCAGAGAGTGAGAAGGGAGGCTCAGAGAAGTCTGGGCATGCTGAGAGCCCTCGGGAAGCTGACCAGCTACCTGATAAAACACAAGCAGCAGGCATTCCTTTGGTTGGGGCACAGACATCAGGCTGTCAAGCCTCTGAGAAATCCCTGCTGGGTGACAGCACAGAGGTGGCAGAAGAGCCTCCCCAGCAAGGGGGTAGGACTGAGCCaggtggagctgctggtgcctccCAGTCTGGGAAACCCTCAGAGAAATACCGACTGGAGGGAGGGAAGCTGCACTGCAATGCCTGCTCCTTTGTGTGCTCCCGTGTCACCACCATCACCTCCCACGTGGAGGATGGCTGCCGGAACCTGGAGCAGTTCtggtgctcccagtgccctgaAACCTTCCGCTCCCGGCGGGCCCTCAAGAGCCATTGTGCTGAAAAGCACATCGTGCATCCTGAGGATGAATCCCAAAGGACTGAACTCCCTGAGGGGGACCCACTGGTTGAGAAAGACCAGACTAGTGAGCTCCCACTGAATGCAGCCCCACCAAAAGCCACCCTGCCCAAGAGGAGGCGTTTCTCCTGCCCCACCTGCCCCTTCACCTGCCACCAGGAAAGGGCCATGAAGACTCACAAGAAGAGGGGCTGCGTGACCCTGGGTGAGTTTCgctgcacctcctgccccttcaCCTCCAAGGTGGCCAAAGCCCTGCGGTTGCACCGCAGGCTGCACCGCAAGCATTACAGCAAGCGGCCGCAGCTGCAGTGCCGCCAGTGCAAGTTCACCTGCAAGCAGGCCCGGTGCCTGCGGCAGCACATCCGCATCAAGCACGAGGGGGTGAAGCCGCACAAGTGCCGCTACTGCGAGTTCAGCACCACGCGGCGCTACCGCCTGGaggcccaccagtccctgcacACTGGCGTGGGGCGCATCGCCTGCGGCATCTGCAGCCAGACCTTCGGCACCAACTCCAAGCTGCGCATCCACCGCCTGCGCGTGCACGAGAAGACGCCCACCCACTTCTGCCCGCTCTGCGACTACAGCAGCTACCTGCAGAACGACATCACCCGCCACGTCAACAGCTGCCACCACGGCGAGCTCAACTTCGGCTGCTCCCGCTGTGAGGCTCGCTTCAGTTCTGAGACGGCCCTCAAGCAGCACGTCCTGCGCCGGCACGAGGAGAAGGTTTCCTACAGCTGCCCACGCTGTGACTTCGTGTGTCACAGTGAGGCCACGCTCAAGTGCCACGTGCAGAAGCAGCACCCACACCTGGAGTGCAGCACCTGCAAGGAGACCTTCGCCACCCGGGAGGCACTGGAGGAGCACAAGACGCAGCATTTCAGCCACCGCTGTGAGCTGTGCAGCTTTGCAGCCAAGGAGCGGCAGCAGCTGGTGCGGCATTACATGGAGAGTCACGAGCCGGCTGCCCCCCAGGACAAACCCCTGCACTGCCCTTTCTGTGACTTTGCCTGCCGGCACCAGCTTGTGTTTGACCAGCACATGAAGGGCCATGGGGGCACCCGTGTGTACAAGTGCTCAGACTGTGAGTACACCACCAAGAACAGGCAAAAGATCACGTGGCACATCCGCATCCACACTGGtgagaagccctacaagtgccATCTCTGTAAATACGCCTGTGCTGACCCCTCACGTCTCAAG TATCACATGCGGATCCacaaggaggagaggaaatacctctgccctgactgcggCTACAAATGCAAGTGGGTGAACCAGCTCAAGTACCACATGACAAAGCACACTG GCCTGAAGCCATACCGGTGCGATGAGTGCGAGTACTGCACCAACCGCGCGGACGCCCTGCGGGTGCACAAGGAGACGCGGCACCAGGAGGCCCGTTCCTTCATCTGCGAGCAGTGTGGCAAGGCCTTCAAGACGCGCTTTCTCCTCAAGACCCACCTGAAGAAGCACAGCGAGGAGAAGCCCTACGTGTGCAATGCCTGCGGGCGGGCTTTCCGCTGGGCAGCTGGCCTGCGCCACCACTACCTGACCCACACCAACGAGCACCCCTTCTTCTGCCGCTACTGCCCCTACAAGGCCAAGCAGAAGTTCCAGGTCATCAAACACATCCAGCGGCATcaccctgagcacagggctgttGACCCTAGCCAGGGGGTGGGAAAGGACCCCAGCACACACACCGTCCACCTTCACAGCGTGCAGAGGGAGAGCCAGGCCAAGGGGGCCCCCAGGATGGAGCAAGAAGGCGAGTGCCCTTCAGAGAAGGATGGCACAGCACAGTGA